One genomic window of Peromyscus maniculatus bairdii isolate BWxNUB_F1_BW_parent chromosome 2, HU_Pman_BW_mat_3.1, whole genome shotgun sequence includes the following:
- the Ccl21 gene encoding C-C motif chemokine 21, translated as MAQTLALSLLSLVLALCVPWTQGSDGGGQDCCLKYSQRKIPYSIVRGYRKQEASLGCPIPAILFSPRKRNQPELCANPEQNWVQKLMQRLDQPPAPGQQSSGCRKNRGTHKSGKKGKKSKGCKGTQPTQTPRGP; from the exons ATGGCTCAGACGCTGGCTCTGAGCCTCCTGAGCCTGGTCCTGGCTCTCTGCGTCCCCTGGACCCAAG GCAGTGACGGTGGAGGTCAGGATTGCTGCCTCAAGTACAGCCAGAGGAAGATTCCCTACAGTATTGTCCGAGGTTACAGGAAGCAAGAAGCAAGCTTAGGCTGCCCCATCCCCGCAATCCT GTTCTCCCCCCGGAAGCGCAATCAGCCGGAGCTATGTGCAAACCCCGAACAAAACTGGGTGCAGAAGCTGATGCAACGTCTGGACCAGCCTCCGGCCCCGGGGCAGCAAAGTTCGGGCTGCAGGAAGAACAGAGGAACCCATAagtctgggaagaaaggaaagaagtccAAAGGCTGCAAGGG GACTCAGCCGACACAGACCCCGAGAGGGCCATAG
- the Spata31f1 gene encoding protein SPATA31F1 isoform X1, which produces MLSSACSLWDIGYPLCTYSSIFIIFLIAWQIRRSYQGLSLEPKKSCCRRHRKVRQRARDVASRGKSPVSPDAPPPGELPPPLPNFEFHCQEPARRLPQEEAEKPWELLTIMKSQSWLPKEEHVRQLLCVDPCCQICDAASLEIQQLLQSERSQTSTGLGLPPGSSCLEMLPISRVSFEQNMELRSRHSRHLPLASGTPILAQLTEHLSQSTSAVGVRQCWADHLQLDQKFPLADMPRISETMASSRLKEPVVLMIEEKLMQNKAKFDEESQDRHHVKSSVSLLPLTPKTTNLTRTMSLQMNSVPPSQMPLLSPKVRKILELHVKKWIHFQKWGLPRRVEESLRQLVPGRTLFCQSRKNVLSSILSSGSEITMDRAGTISRQTNRLYLTDQPTQTCWVSEWSFINLKQRKPWHQIRTYLSSRELEHLSGFYPPRKAQANDSGSNLQSDYRGQLFCGLPSLHSESLDVTSLSSQGVSKNISKSSSADRQPTRELSLPFLPQTPCKSAPLSSPASPNAKTPREHERAQINVPFLTLAECEALECHLLERQVKLQWGLPAVFLRKRYTWSHMLCEPHGKTTTIKTYWPRKPFSYPTREFSFPEHVRRLLEFHLQKQLIHLRWGLPQRIQRSIHSLLSSTDQQSRSCSSRALPDVSIPQPGHPEADGSGDKFALAVDKGSISTPRLFSQTKAMLENHIDSKCGQIHQGKVPAQVWRSWERKIPGTPAAVAPSSWIPQGQHPELQAESQSNPDLHPKAAPLEPEAFEQEQQASSGTLIEHCKRPHALSKEMIKKLETTLQHKYLAFLSGLPALYCVALSRPISPTVTSQPRTTEMMSRPVKSSPEARTQLTSLAGPFEPCPRDDKEASADATGEVQPDGQAEGRTEKVSLDSRTRDSARSINSHILAKLNFHLKKKVLAMQFGISEKERENKELALASPENESIQEFLRSLGIPEGTELQKLPGSGDSPPAPDANRVPLKKQPATAGQPVCHKPSQPSSRTVPHGSAQWGSKASKLRNKMEAQVYCIQMETSGEEPSLEKPFSTEPQSPGKSKSSAHVSTMTEKIEEPGKPKAVGDSGERDADLGLSPTSEKTYHDGDQEPEKGPLHRTPQGSSQQRQSIHLEDPCLPSPQEPSDLEFPEPPPKVFMEREPEHDMQDSQAKVNVLPKPAKIAKVPQSVASQASQGLPFPRSPTQGKPFGGQTWQDHISRGRVMPTSPHASSSLPEAGLKTKMKSFFHSINPKIKGKTHVEPIDSTPGKAVKTSKENVDKGLPQAKSPTKKTKTENCRGPKAQSASSEKSVIASFLTAPHISDSKLRPGPRQFGSVSAPGRPRHCPRHCPLLAYAIQYRNPP; this is translated from the exons ATGCTGAGCTCTGCATGCTCTCTGTGGGACATCGGCTATCCTTTATGTACCTATAGCTCCATCTTTATCATTTTTCTGATTGCCTGGCAAATAAGACGGAGTTACCAGGGATTGAGTTTGGAACCTAAAAAGAGCTGCTGCCGG CGTCACCGGAAAGTCAGGCAGAGGGCTAGAGATGTGGCATCAAGAGGTAAAAGCCCAGTGTCCCCCGACGCCCCGCCCCCAGGAGAGCTCCCACCGCCTCTACCCAACTTCGAGTTCCACTGCCAAGAGCCAG CCAGGAGACTTCCCCAAGAAGAAGCTGAGAAGCCGTGGGAGCTGCTGACTATCATGAAAAG CCAAAGCTGGCTCCCCAAGGAGGAACATGTGCGGCAGCTCCTGTGTGTCGATCCCTGCTGCCAAATCTGTGATGCTGCATCTCTAGAGATCCAGCAGCTTCTGCAGAGTGAGAGAAGCCAGACCTCCACTGGTTTGGGACTGCCACCGGGCTCTTCTTGCCTGGAGATGTTGCCCATATCCAGAGTGTCTTTTGAGCAGAACATGGAGCTTCGTTCCAGGCACTCCAGACATCTTCCACTGGCATCTGGGACTCCAATACTAGCACAGCTCACAGAACACTTATCACAGTCAACCAGTGCAGTCGGTGTCCGACAATGCTGGGCTGATCACCTCCAGCTAGATCAGAAATTTCCTCTGGCAGACATGCCCAGGATTTCAGAGACTATGGCTTCTTCAAGGCTCAAGGAGCCTGTGGTTTTAATGATTGAGGAAAAACTaatgcaaaacaaagcaaagtttGACGAGGAGAGCCAAGACCGCCATCACGTGAAGTCCTCTGTGTCTTTACTACCCCTGACCCCGAAGACCACTAACTTGACACGTACTATGTCCTTGCAGATGAACTCAGTACCGCCTTCCCAGATGCCATTACTCAGCCCTAAAGTCCGAAAGATTCTTGAACTACATGTAAAAAAATGGATACATTTCCAGAAGTGGGGCCTTCCAAGACGTGTGGAGGAGTCCCTGAGGCAGCTTGTGCCAGGCCGGACATTATTTTGTCAATCTAGAAAAAATGTGCTTTCTTCCATTCTGAGCAGTGGTTCTGAGATCACTATGGACAGAGCTGGGACCATTTCCCGCCAGACCAATAGACTGTATTTGACAGACCAGCCCACCCAGACCTGCTGGGTTTCTGAATGGTCTTTTATAAACCTGAAACAAAGGAAGCCCTGGCACCAAATCCGCACTTACTTGTCCTCTCGCGAACTTGAACACCTAAGTGGCTTCTATCCACCCCGCAAGGCACAAGCTAATGACTCGGGGAGCAATCTTCAGAGTGACTATCGTGGCCAGTTATTCTGTGGCCTCCCATCTCTTCACAGTGAGTCCCTGGATGTTACTTCCTTGAGCTCTCAAGGTGTCTCCAAGAACATATCCAAGTCCTCTTCCGCGGATCGTCAGCCCACGAGGGAGCTTTCGCTCCCTTTCTTGCCCCAAACTCCGTGTAAGTCAGCCCCTTTGTCTTCCCCGGCCTCTCCAAATGCCAAGACTCCCCGTGAGCATGAAAGAGCACAGATCAATGTCCCATTTCTGACTCTGGCTGAGTGTGAGGCATTGGAATGCCACCTCCTAGAGAGGCAGGTCAAGCTTCAGTGGGGCCTGCCAGCTGTCTTCCTGAGAAAACGGTACACCTGGAGCCACATGCTGTGTGAACCACACGGTAAAACTACAACTATAAAAACTTACTGGCCAAGGAAGCCCTTCTCATATCCCACCAGGGAATTCTCCTTCCCAGAGCATGTGCGCAGGCTGCTGGAATTCCACCTCCAGAAGCAGCTGATTCATCTTCGCTGGGGCCTGCCCCAGAGGATCCAGCGCTCCATCCACTCCCTGCTCTCCTCTACCGACCAACAGTCCCGGTCCTGCAGCAGCAGGGCGCTACCCGACGTGAGCATCCCACAGCCAGGCCACCCAGAGGCTGATGGGTCTGGTGACAAGTTTGCACTTGCAGTGGACAAAGGGTCCATTTCCACGCCACGCTTGTTTTCCCAGACAAAGGCAATGTTGGAGAACCATATTGATTCCAAATGTGGACAGATCCACCAGGGCAAGGTCCCGGCCCAAGTCTGGAGGTCTTGGGAACGCAAAATTCCTGGAACCCCGGCAGCAGTGGCTCCCTCCTCTTGGATTCCTCAAGGCCAACACCCGGAGCTACAAGCAGAAAGTCAAAGCAACCCTGACCTACATCCCAAAGCTGCTCCTCTGGAACCGGAGGCctttgagcaggagcagcaggcttCATCAGGCACTCTCATTGAACACTGTAAGCGGCCCCACGCTCTGTCTAAGGAAATGATTAAGAAGCTGGAGACAACTTTGCAGCATAAGTATCTGGCCTTCCTGTCAGGCTTGCCTGCCCTTTACTGTGTGGCTCTCTCTAGGCCCATATCCCCAACGGTCACGAGCCAACCTAGAACGACAGAGATGATGTCCAGGCCTGTCAAAAGCTCACCAGAAGCTCGGACTCAACTGACCTCACTTGCAGGTCCATTTGAGCCTTGTCCTCGAGATGACAAAGAGGCTTCTGCGGATGCTACAGGAGAGGTCCAGCCTGACGGGCAGGCGgaagggaggacagagaaggTGTCTCTAGACAGCCGGACTCGTGACAGTGCCCGCTCGATAAACTCACATATCTTGGCGAAACTGAATTTCCACCTGAAAAAAAAGGTTCTAGCGATGCAATTTGGAATTtctgaaaaggaaagggagaacaaAGAGCTAGCTCTAGCCAGCCCAGAGAATGAATCCATACAGGAGTTTCTCAGGAGTCTAGGTATCCCAGAAGGCACCGAGCTCCAGAAACTGCCCGGCTCAGGTGACtctcctccagccccagatgCAAACAGAGTCCCCCTTAAGAAACAGCCAGCCACGGCAGGGCAGCCTGTGTGCCACAAGCCAAGCCAACCTAGTTCCAGAACAGTGCCCCACGGTTCCGCCCAGTGGGGCTCCAAGGCCTCAAAGCTCAGGAATAAGATGGAGGCCCAAGTGTACTGTATTCAGATGGAGACCAGTGGGGAAGAGCCCAGCCTAGAGAAACCCTTTAGCACTGAGCCTCAAAGCCCAGGCAAGAGCAAGTCCTCAGCCCATGTCTCCACAATGACAGAAAAGATTGAAGAGCCAGGGAAACCCAAGGCAGTGGGGGACTCTGGAGAGAGGGATGCAGATCTTGGGCTTTCCCCGACCAGTGAAAAAACATACCATGATGGAGATCAGGAGCCAGAAAAAGGGCCTCTGCACAGGACACCCCAAGGCTCCTCACAGCAGAGGCAGAGCATTCATCTTGAGGATCCCTGTCTGCCCAGCCCCCAGGAACCCTCTGACCTTGAGTTCCCAGAGCCACCTCCAAAAGTCTTCATGGAGAGAGAGCCTGAACATGACATGCAAGACAGTCAAGCCAAGGTAAATGTCCTCCCGAAACCTGCAAAGATTGCCAAGGTCCCCCAGTCTGTGGCCTCCCAGGCTTCCCAGGGCCTTCCTTTCCCTCGCTCACCAACTCAGGGAAAGCCTTTTGGGGGCCAAACTTGGCAAGACCACATTTCACGAGGGCGGGTGATGCCAACTTCTCCTCATGCTAGCTCCAGCCTTCCAGAGGCTGGCTTGAAAACTAAGATGAAATCCTTTTTTCACTCTATTAACCCCAAGATAAAAGGCAAAACACATGTGGAACCCATAGACTCAACACCTGGAAAAGCAGTCAAAACCAGTAAAGAAAATGTTGACAAGGGTCTGCCTCAAGCCAAAAGCCCCACCAAGAAAACTAAGACAGAGAACTGCAGAGGGCCCAAGGCCCAGTCTGCGTCCTCTGAGAAGTCAGTGATCGCATCCTTCCTAACTGCTCCCCACATTTCAGACAGTAAGCTCCGGCCAGGCCCTCGACAGTTTGGCTCTGTCTCAGCACCAGGCCGGCCCCGACATTGTCCCCGGCACTGTCCTCTACTGGCTTATGCCATCCAATACAGAAACCCACCCTAG
- the Spata31f1 gene encoding protein SPATA31F1 isoform X2 — MKSQSWLPKEEHVRQLLCVDPCCQICDAASLEIQQLLQSERSQTSTGLGLPPGSSCLEMLPISRVSFEQNMELRSRHSRHLPLASGTPILAQLTEHLSQSTSAVGVRQCWADHLQLDQKFPLADMPRISETMASSRLKEPVVLMIEEKLMQNKAKFDEESQDRHHVKSSVSLLPLTPKTTNLTRTMSLQMNSVPPSQMPLLSPKVRKILELHVKKWIHFQKWGLPRRVEESLRQLVPGRTLFCQSRKNVLSSILSSGSEITMDRAGTISRQTNRLYLTDQPTQTCWVSEWSFINLKQRKPWHQIRTYLSSRELEHLSGFYPPRKAQANDSGSNLQSDYRGQLFCGLPSLHSESLDVTSLSSQGVSKNISKSSSADRQPTRELSLPFLPQTPCKSAPLSSPASPNAKTPREHERAQINVPFLTLAECEALECHLLERQVKLQWGLPAVFLRKRYTWSHMLCEPHGKTTTIKTYWPRKPFSYPTREFSFPEHVRRLLEFHLQKQLIHLRWGLPQRIQRSIHSLLSSTDQQSRSCSSRALPDVSIPQPGHPEADGSGDKFALAVDKGSISTPRLFSQTKAMLENHIDSKCGQIHQGKVPAQVWRSWERKIPGTPAAVAPSSWIPQGQHPELQAESQSNPDLHPKAAPLEPEAFEQEQQASSGTLIEHCKRPHALSKEMIKKLETTLQHKYLAFLSGLPALYCVALSRPISPTVTSQPRTTEMMSRPVKSSPEARTQLTSLAGPFEPCPRDDKEASADATGEVQPDGQAEGRTEKVSLDSRTRDSARSINSHILAKLNFHLKKKVLAMQFGISEKERENKELALASPENESIQEFLRSLGIPEGTELQKLPGSGDSPPAPDANRVPLKKQPATAGQPVCHKPSQPSSRTVPHGSAQWGSKASKLRNKMEAQVYCIQMETSGEEPSLEKPFSTEPQSPGKSKSSAHVSTMTEKIEEPGKPKAVGDSGERDADLGLSPTSEKTYHDGDQEPEKGPLHRTPQGSSQQRQSIHLEDPCLPSPQEPSDLEFPEPPPKVFMEREPEHDMQDSQAKVNVLPKPAKIAKVPQSVASQASQGLPFPRSPTQGKPFGGQTWQDHISRGRVMPTSPHASSSLPEAGLKTKMKSFFHSINPKIKGKTHVEPIDSTPGKAVKTSKENVDKGLPQAKSPTKKTKTENCRGPKAQSASSEKSVIASFLTAPHISDSKLRPGPRQFGSVSAPGRPRHCPRHCPLLAYAIQYRNPP, encoded by the exons ATGAAAAG CCAAAGCTGGCTCCCCAAGGAGGAACATGTGCGGCAGCTCCTGTGTGTCGATCCCTGCTGCCAAATCTGTGATGCTGCATCTCTAGAGATCCAGCAGCTTCTGCAGAGTGAGAGAAGCCAGACCTCCACTGGTTTGGGACTGCCACCGGGCTCTTCTTGCCTGGAGATGTTGCCCATATCCAGAGTGTCTTTTGAGCAGAACATGGAGCTTCGTTCCAGGCACTCCAGACATCTTCCACTGGCATCTGGGACTCCAATACTAGCACAGCTCACAGAACACTTATCACAGTCAACCAGTGCAGTCGGTGTCCGACAATGCTGGGCTGATCACCTCCAGCTAGATCAGAAATTTCCTCTGGCAGACATGCCCAGGATTTCAGAGACTATGGCTTCTTCAAGGCTCAAGGAGCCTGTGGTTTTAATGATTGAGGAAAAACTaatgcaaaacaaagcaaagtttGACGAGGAGAGCCAAGACCGCCATCACGTGAAGTCCTCTGTGTCTTTACTACCCCTGACCCCGAAGACCACTAACTTGACACGTACTATGTCCTTGCAGATGAACTCAGTACCGCCTTCCCAGATGCCATTACTCAGCCCTAAAGTCCGAAAGATTCTTGAACTACATGTAAAAAAATGGATACATTTCCAGAAGTGGGGCCTTCCAAGACGTGTGGAGGAGTCCCTGAGGCAGCTTGTGCCAGGCCGGACATTATTTTGTCAATCTAGAAAAAATGTGCTTTCTTCCATTCTGAGCAGTGGTTCTGAGATCACTATGGACAGAGCTGGGACCATTTCCCGCCAGACCAATAGACTGTATTTGACAGACCAGCCCACCCAGACCTGCTGGGTTTCTGAATGGTCTTTTATAAACCTGAAACAAAGGAAGCCCTGGCACCAAATCCGCACTTACTTGTCCTCTCGCGAACTTGAACACCTAAGTGGCTTCTATCCACCCCGCAAGGCACAAGCTAATGACTCGGGGAGCAATCTTCAGAGTGACTATCGTGGCCAGTTATTCTGTGGCCTCCCATCTCTTCACAGTGAGTCCCTGGATGTTACTTCCTTGAGCTCTCAAGGTGTCTCCAAGAACATATCCAAGTCCTCTTCCGCGGATCGTCAGCCCACGAGGGAGCTTTCGCTCCCTTTCTTGCCCCAAACTCCGTGTAAGTCAGCCCCTTTGTCTTCCCCGGCCTCTCCAAATGCCAAGACTCCCCGTGAGCATGAAAGAGCACAGATCAATGTCCCATTTCTGACTCTGGCTGAGTGTGAGGCATTGGAATGCCACCTCCTAGAGAGGCAGGTCAAGCTTCAGTGGGGCCTGCCAGCTGTCTTCCTGAGAAAACGGTACACCTGGAGCCACATGCTGTGTGAACCACACGGTAAAACTACAACTATAAAAACTTACTGGCCAAGGAAGCCCTTCTCATATCCCACCAGGGAATTCTCCTTCCCAGAGCATGTGCGCAGGCTGCTGGAATTCCACCTCCAGAAGCAGCTGATTCATCTTCGCTGGGGCCTGCCCCAGAGGATCCAGCGCTCCATCCACTCCCTGCTCTCCTCTACCGACCAACAGTCCCGGTCCTGCAGCAGCAGGGCGCTACCCGACGTGAGCATCCCACAGCCAGGCCACCCAGAGGCTGATGGGTCTGGTGACAAGTTTGCACTTGCAGTGGACAAAGGGTCCATTTCCACGCCACGCTTGTTTTCCCAGACAAAGGCAATGTTGGAGAACCATATTGATTCCAAATGTGGACAGATCCACCAGGGCAAGGTCCCGGCCCAAGTCTGGAGGTCTTGGGAACGCAAAATTCCTGGAACCCCGGCAGCAGTGGCTCCCTCCTCTTGGATTCCTCAAGGCCAACACCCGGAGCTACAAGCAGAAAGTCAAAGCAACCCTGACCTACATCCCAAAGCTGCTCCTCTGGAACCGGAGGCctttgagcaggagcagcaggcttCATCAGGCACTCTCATTGAACACTGTAAGCGGCCCCACGCTCTGTCTAAGGAAATGATTAAGAAGCTGGAGACAACTTTGCAGCATAAGTATCTGGCCTTCCTGTCAGGCTTGCCTGCCCTTTACTGTGTGGCTCTCTCTAGGCCCATATCCCCAACGGTCACGAGCCAACCTAGAACGACAGAGATGATGTCCAGGCCTGTCAAAAGCTCACCAGAAGCTCGGACTCAACTGACCTCACTTGCAGGTCCATTTGAGCCTTGTCCTCGAGATGACAAAGAGGCTTCTGCGGATGCTACAGGAGAGGTCCAGCCTGACGGGCAGGCGgaagggaggacagagaaggTGTCTCTAGACAGCCGGACTCGTGACAGTGCCCGCTCGATAAACTCACATATCTTGGCGAAACTGAATTTCCACCTGAAAAAAAAGGTTCTAGCGATGCAATTTGGAATTtctgaaaaggaaagggagaacaaAGAGCTAGCTCTAGCCAGCCCAGAGAATGAATCCATACAGGAGTTTCTCAGGAGTCTAGGTATCCCAGAAGGCACCGAGCTCCAGAAACTGCCCGGCTCAGGTGACtctcctccagccccagatgCAAACAGAGTCCCCCTTAAGAAACAGCCAGCCACGGCAGGGCAGCCTGTGTGCCACAAGCCAAGCCAACCTAGTTCCAGAACAGTGCCCCACGGTTCCGCCCAGTGGGGCTCCAAGGCCTCAAAGCTCAGGAATAAGATGGAGGCCCAAGTGTACTGTATTCAGATGGAGACCAGTGGGGAAGAGCCCAGCCTAGAGAAACCCTTTAGCACTGAGCCTCAAAGCCCAGGCAAGAGCAAGTCCTCAGCCCATGTCTCCACAATGACAGAAAAGATTGAAGAGCCAGGGAAACCCAAGGCAGTGGGGGACTCTGGAGAGAGGGATGCAGATCTTGGGCTTTCCCCGACCAGTGAAAAAACATACCATGATGGAGATCAGGAGCCAGAAAAAGGGCCTCTGCACAGGACACCCCAAGGCTCCTCACAGCAGAGGCAGAGCATTCATCTTGAGGATCCCTGTCTGCCCAGCCCCCAGGAACCCTCTGACCTTGAGTTCCCAGAGCCACCTCCAAAAGTCTTCATGGAGAGAGAGCCTGAACATGACATGCAAGACAGTCAAGCCAAGGTAAATGTCCTCCCGAAACCTGCAAAGATTGCCAAGGTCCCCCAGTCTGTGGCCTCCCAGGCTTCCCAGGGCCTTCCTTTCCCTCGCTCACCAACTCAGGGAAAGCCTTTTGGGGGCCAAACTTGGCAAGACCACATTTCACGAGGGCGGGTGATGCCAACTTCTCCTCATGCTAGCTCCAGCCTTCCAGAGGCTGGCTTGAAAACTAAGATGAAATCCTTTTTTCACTCTATTAACCCCAAGATAAAAGGCAAAACACATGTGGAACCCATAGACTCAACACCTGGAAAAGCAGTCAAAACCAGTAAAGAAAATGTTGACAAGGGTCTGCCTCAAGCCAAAAGCCCCACCAAGAAAACTAAGACAGAGAACTGCAGAGGGCCCAAGGCCCAGTCTGCGTCCTCTGAGAAGTCAGTGATCGCATCCTTCCTAACTGCTCCCCACATTTCAGACAGTAAGCTCCGGCCAGGCCCTCGACAGTTTGGCTCTGTCTCAGCACCAGGCCGGCCCCGACATTGTCCCCGGCACTGTCCTCTACTGGCTTATGCCATCCAATACAGAAACCCACCCTAG